A single region of the Epinephelus moara isolate mb chromosome 12, YSFRI_EMoa_1.0, whole genome shotgun sequence genome encodes:
- the cenpe gene encoding centromere-associated protein E isoform X5, producing the protein MTEESAVKVCIRVRPLIAREESAESEDAEPVHLFWKADKKSIHQIDDGNSTKSFSFDRVFTAEETTNQLYQNIAKPLVVSTVEGYNGTIFAYGQTSSGKTFTMMGSDRSPGVIPLAVEDVFQTIKNCPKKEFLLRVSYMEIYNETVTDLLVDSWKRKPLEVRETINKNIYVADLTEELVTSPAQALAWIRKGEKNRHYGKTKMNQRSSRSHTIFRMILESRERSDPASGENADGAIIVSHLNLVDLAGSERASQTGAEGTRFKEGCNINRSLFTLGQVIKKLTDESQKGFTNYRDSKLTRILQNSLGGNAKTVIIGTITPVALDETLSTLQFASTAKKMKNDPHVTEVSDDGALLKRYRNEIVDLKRRLHEVSSVTQTTATEKEVLSQLLQEKDQLQREQEDRIKNLTKLLVTSTNQVPAQKMPKRRVTWGGKMLRLARPSACDGGSSDLSFADPFTRKRKASNVSLMELVEDDEDFDSHWEIPDEPSDDMEISQSSVTVRSFGDSPKDFVSPDRMHELSGKVSSLQLELQTEVQQKQEALEKVAMLDLRVADLERRLEEQNNTPSKTDEQMGKQFAEAIQLCETLASEKDVVEVERDYLKQELGMFLEQIETLEKEKAALSKEMEEKREMDEFKSLEEEFRKEQEIQRMTEELESMRAERDGLLSGKEPSCQTSTEEMEKLLCRVTSLTEERDQLQEILEGLRQEKQQLKAELEDRMEMVAQVQCGFNQPEGLASELHQQDAQVTHLQQEIEQLQTTLQAVSEQKSQLEADLQHNTEMAAETQSLLHSLQQELQEQNQRNADLERLSQERQAQLQQEVAETLSLLHSRQEELQEQKQNNSDQMKLCEQKESDLEQQTKTLSEQLESVQAERDALLSEKESSCQTSTEEMEKLLCRVTSLTEERDQLQEILEGLRQEKQQLKAELEDRMEMMQCELQQQLSSEPQSLKEEQEAQQLLQNQQLEEHLEKTEEVSQLKSDLQENVELMIEVQEELRESQEKIRVLKDEINVLKSQKAELEGKASNGSDADISLQMQELQTQIQRLTEELESMRAERDSLLSGKESSCQTSTEEMEKLLCRVTSLTEERDQLQEILEGLRQEKQQLRAELEDRMEMVAQVQCGFNQPEGLASELHQQDAQVTHLQQEIEQLQATLQAVSEQKSQLEADLQHNMEMAAETQSLLHSLQQELQEQNQRNADLERLSQERQAQLEQEVARTQSLLHSLEDEHQELKQNNSDHMKLCEQKESGLEQQIAQLNMSLQAVTEQKRQVEYDLQQNINMASTTRELLKSVQEELCEQKQMSSDLEKLCQEKESSLDQQVRTLTEKLESIEAERDSLLSEKEASCQTSTEEMEKLLCRVTSLTEERDQLQEALEGLRQEKQQLKAELEDRMEMMQCELQQQLSSEPQSLKEEQEAQTLLQIQQLEEHLEKTKEEVSQLKSDLQENVELVIEVQEELRESQEKIRVLKDEINVLKSQKAELEGKASNGSDADISLQMQELQTQIQKLTEELESMRAERDGLLSGKEPSCQTSTEEMEKLLCRVTSLTEERDQLQEILEGLRQEKQQLRAELEDRMETMQTEVRTLTEKLKSIEAERDSLLSEKEPSCQTSTEEMEKLLCRVTSLTEERDQLQETLEGLRQEKQQLRTELEDRMETMQTEIAQLNMSLQAVTEQKRQVEYDLQQNMNMASTTQELLKSVQEELCEQKQMNSDLEKLCQEKESSLDQQMRTLTEKLESIEAERDSLLSEKEASCQTSTEEMEKLLCRVTSLSEERDQLQEALEGLRQEKQQLRAELEDRMEMISGIQERLSEQENLNSQQQPERGEQETKLQRRVQQLEEQLQTYRERHSHAEAEAETSQQLLSEAKTSISALKEQLSSLEQSTSRVKETASSRLQDSTGQLQESFRKFQHLIDTCSKYNSTALDKVQCSLKHPYLASLPKPTMNAYSTVCQLQLQTTQSLGNIMEHLQVRAQGYRNLFEELVKKDLAVFEERRLQDVLLCRAQAPCYSVRDEDFHTLWHHRLTELLNKRQLYLQKMASISSTLCANMASYPSELSAEIRHRERFKEQLQTLLNKQPFSLSGLDSILSSELDHRSAVAHNRKMILQGIIDEQNGLFEELKLLEAQADLQLREERSKSSTLLQALEGAPLKTELSLLKDNQHLVLQLQQTEEQVEALRVHNKQLEEAQIKANNRVSNHKQATQLLQTELQDTRAQVEDKDNAIQALRSKLRESEKNASPSAVELEKLRTKLFKMEVELSSASDNHKKEIQQMTTLMNQKEESLRKLKETLRKSQQEGEESFLQGEDLHARLTNPRGLVIKSSVVLEKTKLEEEIKQLQLKITELESLVSSQQVEINKWKSRAFKLKVKSKAEVDRPPSPCTPTKRGLPLTSDPSNFLSSPKKFLVTPRKVLDSPRKVLDSPRKVLDSPRKVLDSPRVSVLDSPKSRFFDVGGSSEVLSRTCPKQFFDNSSLGTIPEVFDVPDEPDADMDAAAGAGRKDWWPQSPKQEEMCKTQ; encoded by the exons GGAAGAAAGTGCAGAGTCGGAGGATGCAGAGCCCGTCCACCTGTTTTGGAAAGCTGATAAGAAATCAATTCATCAGATCGATGATGGGAATTCCACTAAGAGCTTTAGTTTCG ACCGAGTGTTCACTGCAgaagaaacaaccaatcagctgtACCAGAACATTGCAAAGCCTCTGGTTGTTTCCACTGTTGAGGGATACAATG GAACCATATTTGCTTACGGACAGACTTCTTCCGGAAAGACTTTTACGATGATGGGGTCTGACCGATCACCTGGAGTGATACCATTGGCTGTGGAGGATGTCTtccaaacaattaaaaat TGTCCAAAGAAGGAGTTCCTTCTCAGGGTTTCGTACATGGAGATCTACAATGAAACAGTCACTGACCTGCTTGTGGACAGCTGGAAGAGGAAACCCCTGGAAGTCAGGGAGACAATCAAT AAAAACATCTATGTGGCTGACCTAACCGAGGAACTCGTTACGTCTCCTGCACAAGCCCTGGCCTGGATTCGGAAAGGAGAAA AGAACCGCCACTATGGAAAGACAAAAATGAACCAGCGAAGCAGTCGTTCCCACACCATATTCCGAATG ATCCTGGAAAGTCGAGAAAGAAGCGACCCAGCATCAGGAGAAAATGCAGATGGAGCCATTATTGTGTCTCATTTG AATTTAGTTGATTTGGCTGGATCAGAGAGAGCAAGTCAAACAGGAGCTGAAG GCACACGTTTCAAAGAAGGTTGCAATATCAATCGCAGTCTCTTCACACTCGGCCAAGTGATCAAGAAACTGACTGATGAAAGCCAGAA gGGTTTCACCAACTACAGAGACAGTAAGCTCACCCGCATCCTGCAGAATTCCTTGGGTGGGAACGCGAAAACAGTCATCATTGGTACCATCACACCTGTTGCTCTGGATGAGACCCTCAGCACTCTGCAG TTTGCCAGCACTGCAAAGAAAATGAAGAACGACCCTCATGTGACAGAGGTGTCTGATGACGGGGCTCTGCTCAAAAGATACCGCAATGAAATTGTAGACCTCAAGCGACGCCTTCATGAG GTTTCTTCAGTCACACAGACCACAGCCACAGAGAAGGAGGTTCTCTCCCAGCTACTCCAAGAAAAGGATCAGCTCCAGAGAGAACAAGAAGACAGGATCAAAAACCTGACTAAACTGCTGGTCACCAGCACAAACCAGGTTCCTGCTCAAAAG ATGCCAAAACGCAGGGTTACGTGGGGAGGAAAGATGCTCAGACTTGCCCGTCCGTCTGCATGTGATGGTGGTTCATCTGACCTTAGCTTTGCAGACCCTTTCACTCGGAAGAGGAAAGCCTCTAATGTCTCTCTGATGGAGCTGGTTGAAG ATGATGAGGACTTCGACTCTCACTGGGAGATTCCTGATGAGCCTTCAGATGATATGGAGATCAGTCAGAGCTCTGTGACTGTCAGGAGCTTTGGAGACAG TCCCAAAGACTTTGTGTCTCCAGACCGTATGCATGAGCTTTCAGGGAAAGTGTCCAGCCTGCAGCTGGAGCTGCAAACAGAGGTCCAACAAAAACAAGAGGCCTTGGAGAAGGTGGCAATGTTGGACCTCCGAGTTGCAGACCTGGAGAGACGGCTGGAGGAACAGAACAACACTCCGAGTAAAACTGATGAACAG ATGGGTAAACAGTTTGCAGAGGCCATCCAGCTGTGTGAGACACTGGCTTCAGAGAAG GATGTGGTGGAGGTCGAGCGAGACTACCTGAAGCAGGAGCTCGGGATGTTCCTAGAGCAGATTGAAACTctggagaaagagaaagctgCTCTGTCaaaagagatggaggagaagagggagatGGATGAGTTCAAGTCTCTGGAGGAGGAGTTCAGAAAAGAGCAAGAG ATTCAGAGAATGACTGAGGAGCTCGAGAGCATGCGAGCAGAGAGAGACGGTCTGCTCTCTGGGAAGGAACCCAGCTGTCAGACCTCcacagaggagatggagaagcTGCTGTGCAGAGTGACGTCTCTCACTGAGGAGAGAGATCAGCTGCAGGAGATACTGGAGGGACTGAGACAGGAGAAGCAGCAGCTCAAAGCAGAACTGGAGGACAGGATGGAGATG GTTGCACAAGTCCAGTGTGGGTTTAACCAGCCAGAAGGACTGGCCTCAGAACTGCACCAACAGGATGCCCAAGTAACCCACCTTCAGCAAGAG ATAGAGCAACTACAGACAACTTTACAGGCCGTCAGTGAGCAGAAGAGCCAGCTGGAAGCTGATCTGCAGCATAATACAGAGATG GCTGCAGAGACGCAGAGCCTTCTGCATTCACTTCAACAAGAACTCCAAGAGCAGAATCAAAGAAACGCTGACCTAGAAAGACTCAGCCAAGAGAGGCAAGCTCAACTACAACAAGAG GTTGCAGAGACTCTGAGTCTTCTACATTCTCGTCAAGAGGAGCTTCAAGAGCAGAAGCAAAATAACTCTGATCAAATGAAACTCTGTGAGCAGAAGGAATCTGACTTAGAACAACAG ACCAAGACTCTAAGTGAGCAGCTTGAGAGTGTACAAGCAGAAAGGGATGCCCTGTTGTCTGAGAAGGAATCCAGTTGTCAGACCTCcacagaggagatggagaagcTGCTGTGCAGAGTGACGTCTCTCACTGAGGAGAGAGATCAGCTGCAGGAGATACTGGAGGGACTGAGACAGGAGAAGCAGCAGCTCAaagcagagctggaggacaggATGGAGATG ATGCAGTGTGagttacagcagcagctcagctctgAGCCTCAGTCTCTGAAAGAAGAACAGGAGGCTCAACAACTTCTGCAG AACCAACAGCTGGAGGAGCATCTGGAGAAAACTGAGGAGGTGAGCCAGCTGAAGTCTGACCTTCAGGAAAATGTAGAATTG ATGATTGAGgtccaggaggagctgagagAGTCTCAGGAGAAGATCAGAGTTCTAAAAGATGAGATCAACGTGCTGAAGAGTCAAAAGGCAGAGCTGGAGGGCAAAGCAAGCAATGGGAGCGATGCAGATATTTCCCTCCAGATGCAAGAGCTCCAAACTCAG ATTCAGAGGCTGACTGAGGAGCTCGAGAGCATgcgagcagagagagacagtctGCTCTCTGGGAAGGAATCCAGCTGTCAGACCTCcacagaggagatggagaagcTGCTGTGCAGAGTGACGTCTCTCACTGAGGAGAGAGATCAGCTGCAGGAGATACTGGAGGGACTGAGACAGGAgaagcagcagctcagagcagagctggaggacaggATGGAGATG GTTGCACAAGTCCAGTGTGGGTTTAACCAGCCAGAAGGACTGGCCTCAGAACTGCACCAACAGGATGCCCAAGTAACCCACCTTCAGCAAGAG ATAGAGCAACTACAGGCAACTTTGCAGGCCGTCAGTGAGCAGAAGAGCCAGCTGGAAGCTGATCTGCAGCATAATATGGAGATG GCTGCAGAGACGCAGAGCCTTCTGCATTCACTTCAACAAGAACTCCAAGAGCAGAATCAAAGAAATGCTGACCTAGAAAGACTCAGCCAAGAGAGGCAAGCTCAGCTAGAACAAGAG GTTGCCAGGACTCAGAGTCTTCTACATTCTCTTGAAGACGAGCACCAGGAGCTAAAGCAAAATAACTCTGATCATATGAAACTCTGTGAGCAGAAGGAATCTGGCTTAGAACAACAG ATAGCACAGCTGAACATGTCTCTCCAGGCTGTGACTGAGCAGAAGAGGCAGGTGGAATATGATCTACAGCAGAACATAAATATG GCTTCCACAACTCGAGAACTTCTGAAGTCAGTCCAAGAGGAGCTGTGTGAACAGAAGCAGATGAGCTCTGATCTGGAAAAACTGTGTCAGGAGAAGGAAAGCTCCTTAGATCAACAG GTGAGGACTCTGACAGAGAAACTGGAGAGCATTGAGGCAGAGCGAGACAGTCTGCTCTCTGAGAAGGAAGCCAGCTGTCAGACCTCcacagaggagatggagaagcTGCTGTGCAGAGTGACGTCTCTCACTGAGGAGAGAGATCAGCTGCAGGAGGCACTGGAGGGACTGAGACAGGAGAAGCAGCAGCTCAAAGCGGAGCTGGAGGACAGGATGGAGATG ATGCAGTGTGagttacagcagcagctcagctctgAGCCTCAGTCGCTGAAAGAAGAACAGGAGGCTCAAACACTTCTGCAG ATCCAACAGCTGGAGGAGCATCTGGAGAAAACTAAGGAGGAGGTGAGCCAGCTGAAGTCTGACCTTCAGGAAAATGTAGAACTG GTGATTGAGgtccaggaggagctgagagAGTCTCAGGAGAAGATCAGAGTTCTAAAAGATGAGATCAACGTGCTGAAGAGTCAAAAGGCAGAGCTGGAGGGCAAAGCAAGCAATGGGAGCGATGCAGATATTTCCCTCCAGATGCAAGAGCTCCAAACTCAG ATTCAGAAGCTGACTGAGGAGCTCGAGAGCATGCGAGCAGAGAGAGACGGTCTGCTCTCTGGGAAGGAACCCAGTTGTCAGACCTCcacagaggagatggagaagcTGCTGTGCAGAGTGACGTCTCTCACTGAGGAGAGAGATCAGCTGCAGGAGATACTGGAGGGACTGAGACAGGAgaagcagcagctcagagcagagctggaggacaggATGGAGACCATGCAGACTGAG GTGAGGACTCTGACAGAGAAACTGAAGAGCattgaggcagagagagacagtctGCTCTCTGAGAAGGAACCCAGCTGTCAGACCTCcacagaggagatggagaagcTGCTGTGCAGAGTGACGTCTCTCACTGAGGAGAGAGATCAGCTGCAGGAGACACTGGAGGGACTGAGACAGGAGAAGCAGCAGCTCAGAacagagctggaggacaggATGGAGACCATGCAGACTGAG ATAGCACAGCTGAACATGTCTCTCCAGGCTGTGACTGAGCAGAAGAGGCAGGTGGAATATGATCTACAGCAGAACATGAATATG gcTTCTACAACTCAAGAACTTCTGAAGTCAGTCCAAGAGGAGTTGTGTGAACAGAAGCAGATGAACTCTGATCTGGAAAAACTGTGTCAGGAGAAGGAAAGCTCCTTGGATCAACAG ATGAGGACTCTGACAGAGAAACTGGAGAGCATTGAGGCAGAGCGAGACAGTCTACTCTCTGAGAAGGAAGCCAGCTGTCAGACCTCcacagaggagatggagaagcTGCTGTGCAGAGTGACGTCTCTCAGTGAGGAGAGAGATCAGCTGCAGGAGGCACTGGAGGGACTGAGACAGGAgaagcagcagctcagagcagagctggaggacaggATGGAGATG ATTTCAGGCATCCAGGAGAGGCTGAGCGAGCAGGAAAATTTGAACTCACAGCAGCAGCCAGAGAGAGGAGAACAAGAGACCAAGCTGCAACGAAGA GTGCAGCAGCTCGAGGAGCAGCTTCAAACATACAGGGAGAGACACAGTCATGCTGAAGCTGAAGCTGAAACCTCACAGCAG TTGCTCAGTGAAGCGAAGACAAGCATCTCCGCCCTTAAAGAGCAGCTGAGCAGTTTGGAGCAGAGCACCAGTAGAGTCAAGGAGACAGCATCATCACGACTGCAGGACTCTACAGGGCAGCTTCAG GAGTCCTTCAGAAAATTCCAGCACCTTATAGACACTTGTTCCAAGTATAACTCCACAGCATTGGACAAGGTGCAGTGTTCCCTGAAGCACCCTTATCTGGCCTCTCTACCAAAACCCACCATGAATGCCTACAGCACTGTGTGTCAGTTGCAGCTGCAGACAACTCAGAGTCTGGGAAACATTATG GAGCACCTCCAGGTGCGAGCACAGGGCTACAGGAATCTGTTTGAGGAGTTGGTGAAGAAAGATCTGGCTGTTTTTGAAGAGAGGCGTCTGCAAGATGTGCTGCTGTGCAGAGCACAGGCACCCTGCTACTCTGTCAGAGACGAAGATTTTCACACACTTTGGCACCACAGACTGACGGAGCTGCTGAACAAGAGGCAGCTCTACCTGCAG AAAATGGCCAGCATTTCGAGTACGCTGTGTGCCAACATGGCTTCTTATCCCAGTGAGCTGTCCGCTGAGATCAGACACAGGGAGAGATTCAAGGAGCAGCTGCAGACCTTGCTTAACAAGCAGCCATTTAGCCTCAGCGGGCTGGACAGCATACTGAGCAGTGAGCTGGACCACAGATCTGCAGTGGCACACAACCGGAAGATGATTCTGCAG GGCATCATCGATGAACAGAATGGTCTGTTTGAAGAGCTGAAGCTGCTTGAGGCTCAGGCTGATTTACAactcagagaggagagaagtaaGAGTTCCACTCTGCTGCAGGCACTGGAGGGAGCTCCTCTGAAAACTGAGCTCTCCCTACTCAAGGACAACCAGCACCTTGTGCTTCAGCTCCAGCAAACAGAAGAACAAGTTGAG GCTCTGCGTGTACATAATAAGCAGCTGGAGGAAGCTCAGATCAAAGCCAACAACAGGGTGTCCAACCACAAACAGGCTACCCAGCTGCTGCAGACAGAGCTGCAGGACACCCGCGCACAAGTTGAGGATAAAGACAATGCAATCCAAGCCCTTAGGAGCAAACTGCGAGAGTCTGAG AAAAATGCATCACCCAGTGCTGTTGAGCTGGAAAAACTCCGCACTAAACTGTTCAAAATGGAGGTGGAGCTGAGTTCAGCATCTGATAACCACAAAAAAGA GATCCAACAGATGACCACACTGATGAATCAAAAGGAAGAATcactgaggaagctgaaggagACCTTGAGGAAATCCcagcaggagggagaggagtCAT TCTTGCAAGGTGAGGACCTTCATGCCAGACTGACCAACCCCCGAGGTCTGGTGATCAAATCCAGCGTTGTACTGGAGAAGACTAAACTGGAGGAGGAAATCAAACAGCTTCAACTGAAAATAACTGAGCTTGAAAG CTTGGTGTCCAGTCAGCAGGTAGAGATCAACAAGTGGAAGAGCAGAGCCTtcaagctgaaggtgaagaGCAAGGCTGAGGTGGACAGGCCTCCATCACCCTGCACTCCCACCAAAAGAGGCCTTCCCTTGACCTCAGACCCCTCCAACTTCCTCAGCTCACCCAAGAAGTTTCTGGTTACTCCCAGGAAGGTCCTTGACTCTCCCAGGAAGGTCCTTGACTCTCCCAGGAAGGTCCTTGACTCTCCCAGGAAGGTCCTGGACTCCCCAAGGGTCTCTGTGCTTGACTCCCCCAAAAGCAGATTCTTTGATGTGGGCGGAAGCTCCGAGGTGCTGTCCAGAACCTGTCCTAAGCAGTTCTTTGATAACTCCAGCCTGGGAACCATTCCAG AGGTTTTCGACGTTCCTGATGAACCAGACGCAGACATGG ATGCAGCTGCAGGTGCAGGCAGAAAGGATTGGTGGCCTCAGTCTCCAAAGCAAGAGGAAATGTGTAAAacccagtaa